One Vespa crabro chromosome 1, iyVesCrab1.2, whole genome shotgun sequence genomic region harbors:
- the LOC124426277 gene encoding NEDD4-binding protein 1-like isoform X1 — MTRKKNNLTMSKKRSLNRKTTIDAIKRQASYERLITLIKESRKRQIKKAKQFQQNEKVSTSSLNDSVIILSDNENEQTEKMKYTTQDNNTNETVHSTLGQLFKSFQCLRKSNEHGISNRIMNSTESNKSRRNMIECSSPDTSCCIVSDSTNLKSKVLNTSSTNEISSNNKLNESVDDIVVVWSSINNSSTNRSISNKTDIEDISDEENQSRLFMLDYDGDPSNLTCLKSVSEEHDKRTNNDNDLLFNKPGLQLPHCSKPNFSINVEPQQNMRRISAKFYGTAFNTKQVQFEQVNEADQNKSKKLREIIIDGCNVAMAHTHGKSFSEAGLKLVIDYFQQRGHSVKAFVPQHKRSLSHRLLEKLWKEGTVVFTPSRSIAGKNITSYDDRFILEYATMCKGIVVSLDQFRDLYTEKPEWRDTIENRLLAPTFVGNYVMFPDDPLGRDGPTLAQFLRHDS, encoded by the exons atgacacgaaagaaaaataatttaacaatgtCCAAAAAAAGGTCATTGAATCGTAAAACTACAATTGACGCAATAAAAAGACAAGCTTCATATGAAaggttaataacattaattaaagaaag tagAAAACGTCAAATCAAGAAAGcaaaacaatttcaacaaaatgaaaaagtatcaACATCTTCGTTGAATGACAgtgtaataattttaagtgacaatgaaaatgaacaaactgaaaagatgaaatatactactcaagataataatacaaatgaaaCTGTACATTCTACACTTGGACaactttttaaatcttttcaatGCTTACGTAAATCTAATGAACATGGCATTTCTAATAGAATTATGAATAGCACAGAAAGTAATAAATCAAGAAGAAATATGATAGAATGTTCGAGTCCTGATACATCATGTTGTATAGTTTCAGATTCAACAAATTTGAAATCTAAAGTTTTAAATACAAGTTCTACTAATGAAA tatcttcaaataataaattaaatgaatctgTCGATGATATTGTTGTAGTATGGTCATCCATAAACAATTCATCGACAAATAGatctatatcaaataaaacagACATAGAAGATATTTCAGATGAAGAAAATCAATCACGACTTTTTATGTTAGATTATGATGGAGATCCTAGCAATCTAACATGTTTAAAATCAGTTTCAGAAGAGCATGATAAGAGaacaaataatgataacgatctACTATTTAATAAACCTGGCTTACAGTTACCTCATTGTTCTAAACCAAACTTTTCTATTAATGTAGAACCTCAACAAAATATGAGAAGGATCAGTGCAAAATTTTATGGTACAGCATTTAATACTAAGCAAGTACAATTTGAACAAGTAAATGAAGCAGACCAAAATAAATCTAAGAAATTAAGGGAAATAATTATCGATGGCTGTAACGTTGCGATGGC acaCACGCATGGCAAATCATTCTCAGAAGCAGGATTAAAATTAGTAATAGATTATTTTCAACAGAGAGGACATTCTGTTAAAGCATTTGTACCTCAACATAAACGATCTCTCTCACATCGACTTCTTGAAAAACTGTGGAAGGAAGGAACAGTTGTTTTTACACCAAGTAGAAGCATTGCTGGTAAAAATATTACTTCCTATGATGATCG ATTTATATTGGAGTATGCAACAATGTGCAAAGGCATAGTTGTTTCTTTAGATCAATTCAGAGATTTATACACAGAAAAGCCAGAATGGCGTGATACTAttgaaaatcgattattaGCACCAACTTTTGTAGGAAATTATGTTATGTTTCCTGATGATCCATTAGGAAGAGATGGTCCTACGTTGGCCCAATTTCTGAGACACGATTCATAA
- the LOC124426277 gene encoding NEDD4-binding protein 1-like isoform X2, whose amino-acid sequence MTRKKNNLTMSKKRSLNRKTTIDAIKRQASYERLITLIKERKRQIKKAKQFQQNEKVSTSSLNDSVIILSDNENEQTEKMKYTTQDNNTNETVHSTLGQLFKSFQCLRKSNEHGISNRIMNSTESNKSRRNMIECSSPDTSCCIVSDSTNLKSKVLNTSSTNEISSNNKLNESVDDIVVVWSSINNSSTNRSISNKTDIEDISDEENQSRLFMLDYDGDPSNLTCLKSVSEEHDKRTNNDNDLLFNKPGLQLPHCSKPNFSINVEPQQNMRRISAKFYGTAFNTKQVQFEQVNEADQNKSKKLREIIIDGCNVAMAHTHGKSFSEAGLKLVIDYFQQRGHSVKAFVPQHKRSLSHRLLEKLWKEGTVVFTPSRSIAGKNITSYDDRFILEYATMCKGIVVSLDQFRDLYTEKPEWRDTIENRLLAPTFVGNYVMFPDDPLGRDGPTLAQFLRHDS is encoded by the exons atgacacgaaagaaaaataatttaacaatgtCCAAAAAAAGGTCATTGAATCGTAAAACTACAATTGACGCAATAAAAAGACAAGCTTCATATGAAaggttaataacattaattaaagaaag AAAACGTCAAATCAAGAAAGcaaaacaatttcaacaaaatgaaaaagtatcaACATCTTCGTTGAATGACAgtgtaataattttaagtgacaatgaaaatgaacaaactgaaaagatgaaatatactactcaagataataatacaaatgaaaCTGTACATTCTACACTTGGACaactttttaaatcttttcaatGCTTACGTAAATCTAATGAACATGGCATTTCTAATAGAATTATGAATAGCACAGAAAGTAATAAATCAAGAAGAAATATGATAGAATGTTCGAGTCCTGATACATCATGTTGTATAGTTTCAGATTCAACAAATTTGAAATCTAAAGTTTTAAATACAAGTTCTACTAATGAAA tatcttcaaataataaattaaatgaatctgTCGATGATATTGTTGTAGTATGGTCATCCATAAACAATTCATCGACAAATAGatctatatcaaataaaacagACATAGAAGATATTTCAGATGAAGAAAATCAATCACGACTTTTTATGTTAGATTATGATGGAGATCCTAGCAATCTAACATGTTTAAAATCAGTTTCAGAAGAGCATGATAAGAGaacaaataatgataacgatctACTATTTAATAAACCTGGCTTACAGTTACCTCATTGTTCTAAACCAAACTTTTCTATTAATGTAGAACCTCAACAAAATATGAGAAGGATCAGTGCAAAATTTTATGGTACAGCATTTAATACTAAGCAAGTACAATTTGAACAAGTAAATGAAGCAGACCAAAATAAATCTAAGAAATTAAGGGAAATAATTATCGATGGCTGTAACGTTGCGATGGC acaCACGCATGGCAAATCATTCTCAGAAGCAGGATTAAAATTAGTAATAGATTATTTTCAACAGAGAGGACATTCTGTTAAAGCATTTGTACCTCAACATAAACGATCTCTCTCACATCGACTTCTTGAAAAACTGTGGAAGGAAGGAACAGTTGTTTTTACACCAAGTAGAAGCATTGCTGGTAAAAATATTACTTCCTATGATGATCG ATTTATATTGGAGTATGCAACAATGTGCAAAGGCATAGTTGTTTCTTTAGATCAATTCAGAGATTTATACACAGAAAAGCCAGAATGGCGTGATACTAttgaaaatcgattattaGCACCAACTTTTGTAGGAAATTATGTTATGTTTCCTGATGATCCATTAGGAAGAGATGGTCCTACGTTGGCCCAATTTCTGAGACACGATTCATAA
- the LOC124426260 gene encoding DNA excision repair protein ERCC-6-like isoform X1 produces MENCHVLIKKLNEKEMQNETTQDLDVNSSAKIISVRSEESIFQEASKKLKELSDLHSGQSKFQDNIRIAIINSNSDDKSLQDQVKTGEITPFQAIEKHEINTREGTLDKLSNLFDLQTYFQRQAELAKQKKHLKKASRSLNNDENNSVPNKRMKIETNKSFKSRNNNSKCCSSQIKTNAIKNLASTSNTSEKKCISIKCDTKDNTTSDGELNHSESEYFPSDDEGESDMEQRRYTSKKKRSNSKPKCISTKKILDDGDEQIYLLRIKKNKNMKDEPVHMVDNLFKVPQSIWKRLYRYQKVSVQWLWELHNHNLGGLLGDEMGLGKTIQVISFLAGLDCSELLSDGGRFRGLGPTLIICPATLMEQWVKHFHDWWPILRVAVLHQCGTYDVNPENLINSLETGGILITSYSGMLKHKDLLTNTQWHYVILDEGHKIRNPQAKISKAVKEFSTPHRILLTGSPMQNSLKELWSLFDFILPGKLGTLPAFLEHCAAPITRGGYANATSLQQATALQIATMLKEAITPYLLRRTKADVKRYLNLPEKNEQVLFCSLTDEQRKLYKEHLLSEDVSFVLHEKSSLQETGRYRARLLIALSALRKICNHPDLYLYTNPMDSDEDIDLSEDLDKFGYWKRAGKMVVVQSLLKIWKKQGHRVLLFTQGRQMMHILESLLQRENHSYLRMDGTTPMSQRQETIYTFNNNTSYFIFLLTTRVGGLGVNLTGANRVVIYDPDWNPATDAQARERAWRIGQNKNVTIYRLITAGTIEEKIYHRQIFKLLLSNKVLDDPRQRKIFKTTDLAELFNLNEPINGESSESDRLFKDSKLTPNSLKFSSNKIKKMKKLASTLSKNISKQMITKDLEKKMDDSRVDPEDNIKIDDKTKTNNLCNNENNLTASEVHPINVNLNVTNVSSNHSNNNNSNNNILNTQCNNMTQNYDTNTEMDDLKTDQSPNTNLISKKNHLEEKLMNKEQTVLPDASLDNTEDHSISEVNRLKSEMTTEFFTDNINEIKLHDKPNNKNQQQRKKKSRTEKHNISALFEGEHVSYLIGRRLIKSHVEEPTEVSDDEYVLKKLFANSSKIVTYHTYNICKSTNLLLENIISKIKSKIFFVSAVSSAFEHEAVLSSAHQNVKDENMMQRLARETAQESMDFVRKSRKWCSIPTWNKS; encoded by the exons g aaCACTTGATAAATTATCGAATTTGTTTGATCTTCAAACGTATTTTCAAAGACAAGCCGAACTTGCCAAACAAAAAAAGCATTTGAAGAAAGCATCAAGATCAttaaataacgatgaaaataattcagtaccaaataaaagaatgaaaatagaaactaataaatcatttaagtcaaggaataataattctaaatgtTGTTCAAgccaaataaaaacaaatgctATTAAAAATTTAGCTAGTACTTCTAATACAAGcgagaaaaaatgtatatctatCAAATgtgatactaaagataatacaaCGTCTGATGGTGAGCTAAATCATTCTGAAAGCGAATATTTTCCTAGCGATGATGAAGGAGAATCTG ATATGGAACAAAGAAGATATACTTCTAAGAAGAAACGTAGTAATTCAAAACCCAAATGTATTAGTACAAAGAAAA tattGGATGATGGAGATGAACAGATTTAtctattaagaataaaaaagaataagaatatgaaagaTGAACCTGTACATATGGTGGATAATCTATTTAAAGTACCTCAGTCTATTTGGAAAAgattatatag atatcagAAAGTCTCAGTCCAATGGTTATGGGAACttcataatcataatttaGGTGGTCTATTAGGAGATGAAATGGGATTGGGCAAAACAATACaagttatttcatttctaGCTGGTTTGGATTGCAGTGAATTACTTTCTGATGGTGGAAG ATTTAGAGGATTGGGACcaacattaattatttgtcCAGCAACTTTGATGGAGCAGTGGGTAAAACATTTTCATGACTGGTGGCCTATTTTAAGAGTTGCTGTATTACACCAATGTGGAACGTATGATG TGAATCCcgagaatttaataaattctttagaAACTGGTGGTATACTAATAACGTCATATTCAGGTATGCTTAAACACAAAGATTTACTCACAAATACTCAGTGGCATTATGTTATTCTTGATGAAGGgcataaaataagaaatcctCAAGCAAAG ataagtAAAGCagtaaaagaattttctactccacatcgtatattattaactGGTAGTCCGATGCaaaattcattgaaagaaTTGTGGTCTTTATTCGACTTTATCTTGCCCGGTAAGTTGGGCACATTACCTGCATTTTTAGAGCATTGTGCTGCTCCTATAACTCGGGGTGGTTATGCCAATGCTACATCTCTTCAACAAGCTACAGCATTACAAATAGCCACTATGCTTAAGGAAGCTATTACACCTTATTTACTTAGAAGAACTAAAGCTGATGTAAAACGTTATCTTAACTTGccagaaaaaaatgaacag GTATTATTTTGTAGTTTAACAGACGagcaaagaaaattatataaagaacATTTATTATCAGAAGATGTATCGTTTGTTTTACACGAAAAAAGTTCTCTTCAAGAAACTGGAAGATACAGAGCTCGTTTATTGATAGCCTTGTCTGCTCTTAGAAAAATATGCAATCATCCAGACTTATACCTTTACACAAATCCAATG GATTCGGATGAAGATATCGATTTGTCAGAAGATTTAGACAAATTTGGGTATTGGAAACGTGCAGGAAAAATGGTTGTAGTACAGTCTTTACTTAAAATATGGAAAAAGCAAGGACATAGAGTATTGCTATTCACTCAAGGAAGGCAG aTGATGCATATTTTAGAATCTTTATTACAACGAGAGAATCATTCTTATTTAAGAATGGATGGTACTACACCTATGTCACAACGTCAAGAAACaatttatacttttaataat AATAcctcatattttatatttctactaACGACACGTGTAGGAGGATTAGGTGTGAATTTAACTGGAGCAAATCGTGTAGTTATTTATGATCCTGATTGGAATCCTGCAACCGATGCACAAGCAAGAGAACGTGCTTGGAGAATTggtcaaaataaaaatgttactattTACAGACTTATTACTGCTGGTACAATCGAAGAAAAG ATATATCATAggcaaatttttaaattattgctTTCGAATAAGGTTTTGGATGATCCAAGgcagagaaaaatttttaaaacgaCAGATTTAGCGGAACTATTTAATCTCAATGAACCTATAAATGGGGAATCTTCTGAATCAGATCGATTGTTTAAAGATTCTAAATTAACACCgaattcgttaaaattttcttctaataaaattaaaaaaatgaagaaattggCTTCGACACTTagtaaaaatataagtaaGCAGATGATTACAAAggatcttgaaaaaaaaatggatgatTCACGTGTCGATCCAGAGGATAATATCAAGATtgatgataaaacaaaaactaataatttatgtaacaatgaaaataatctaaCTGCATCCGAAGTTCATCCCATTAATGTAAATTTGAATGTAACTAACGTTTCGtctaatcatagtaataacaataatagtaacaataatattttaaatactcAATGCAATAACATGACACAAAATTATGATACAAATACTGAAATGGATGATCTTAAAACTGATCAGAGTcctaatacaaatttaatttctaaaaaaaaccATTTAGAAGAAAAGTTAATGAATAAAGAACAAACAGTTTTGCCTGATGCTAGTTTGGATAATACAGAAGATCATAGTATTTCAGAagttaatcgattaaaatcagAAATGACAACTGAGTTTTTTActgacaatattaatgaaataaaattgcatGATAAAcctaataacaaaaatcaacaacagagaaaaaagaaatcacgtACAGAAAAGCATAATATTTCTGCTTTGTTTGAAGGCGAGCATGTATCTTATTTGATTGGACGACGTTTAATTAAATCACATGTAGAAGAACCTACGGAAGTTTCCGATGACGAATAtgtgttaaaaaaattatttgccaATTCGAGTAAGATTGTGACATATCacacatataatatttgtaaaagtaCAAACTTGTTATTAGAAAacataatatctaaaataaaaagtaaaatatttttcgtttcagCTGTTAGCTCAGCTTTTGAACACGAAGCTGTTTTGTCGAGTGCACATCAAAATGTAAAGGATGAAAACATGATGCAACGATTAGCTCGTGAAACTGCACAAGAAAGTATGGATTTTGTTCGTAAATCTCGTAAGTGGTGCTCGATACCTACATGGAATAAAtcctaa
- the LOC124426260 gene encoding DNA excision repair protein ERCC-6-like isoform X2, whose product MENCHVLIKKLNEKEMQNETTQDLDVNSSAKIISVRSEESIFQEASKKLKELSDLHSGQSKFQDNIRIAIINSNSDDKSLQDQVKTGEITPFQAIEKHEINTREGTLDKLSNLFDLQTYFQRQAELAKQKKHLKKASRSLNNDENNSVPNKRMKIETNKSFKSRNNNSKCCSSQIKTNAIKNLASTSNTSEKKCISIKCDTKDNTTSDGELNHSESEYFPSDDEGESDMEQRRYTSKKKRSNSKPKCISTKKILDDGDEQIYLLRIKKNKNMKDEPVHMVDNLFKVPQSIWKRLYRYQKVSVQWLWELHNHNLGGLLGDEMGLGKTIQVISFLAGLDCSELLSDGGRFRGLGPTLIICPATLMEQWVKHFHDWWPILRVAVLHQCGTYDVNPENLINSLETGGILITSYSGMLKHKDLLTNTQWHYVILDEGHKIRNPQAKISKAVKEFSTPHRILLTGSPMQNSLKELWSLFDFILPGKLGTLPAFLEHCAAPITRGGYANATSLQQATALQIATMLKEAITPYLLRRTKADVKRYLNLPEKNEQVLFCSLTDEQRKLYKEHLLSEDVSFVLHEKSSLQETGRYRARLLIALSALRKICNHPDLYLYTNPMDSDEDIDLSEDLDKFGYWKRAGKMVVVQSLLKIWKKQGHRVLLFTQGRQMMHILESLLQRENHSYLRMDGTTPMSQRQETIYTFNNNTSYFIFLLTTRVGGLGVNLTGANRVVIYDPDWNPATDAQARERAWRIGQNKNVTIYRLITAGTIEEKIYHRQIFKLLLSNKVLDDPRQRKIFKTTDLAELFNLNEPINGESSESDRLFKDSKLTPNSLKFSSNKIKKMKKLASTLSKNISKQMITKDLEKKMDDSRVDPEDNIKIDDKTKTNNLCNNENNLTASEVHPINVNLNVTNVSSNHSNNNNSNNNILNTQCNNMTQNYDTNTEMDDLKTDQSPNTNLISKKNHLEEKLMNKEQTVLPDASLDNTEDHSISEVNRLKSEMTTEFFTDNINEIKLHDKPNNKNQQQRKKKSRTEKHNISALFEGEHVSYLIGRRLIKSHVEEPTEVSDDEYVLKKLFANSTVSSAFEHEAVLSSAHQNVKDENMMQRLARETAQESMDFVRKSRKWCSIPTWNKS is encoded by the exons g aaCACTTGATAAATTATCGAATTTGTTTGATCTTCAAACGTATTTTCAAAGACAAGCCGAACTTGCCAAACAAAAAAAGCATTTGAAGAAAGCATCAAGATCAttaaataacgatgaaaataattcagtaccaaataaaagaatgaaaatagaaactaataaatcatttaagtcaaggaataataattctaaatgtTGTTCAAgccaaataaaaacaaatgctATTAAAAATTTAGCTAGTACTTCTAATACAAGcgagaaaaaatgtatatctatCAAATgtgatactaaagataatacaaCGTCTGATGGTGAGCTAAATCATTCTGAAAGCGAATATTTTCCTAGCGATGATGAAGGAGAATCTG ATATGGAACAAAGAAGATATACTTCTAAGAAGAAACGTAGTAATTCAAAACCCAAATGTATTAGTACAAAGAAAA tattGGATGATGGAGATGAACAGATTTAtctattaagaataaaaaagaataagaatatgaaagaTGAACCTGTACATATGGTGGATAATCTATTTAAAGTACCTCAGTCTATTTGGAAAAgattatatag atatcagAAAGTCTCAGTCCAATGGTTATGGGAACttcataatcataatttaGGTGGTCTATTAGGAGATGAAATGGGATTGGGCAAAACAATACaagttatttcatttctaGCTGGTTTGGATTGCAGTGAATTACTTTCTGATGGTGGAAG ATTTAGAGGATTGGGACcaacattaattatttgtcCAGCAACTTTGATGGAGCAGTGGGTAAAACATTTTCATGACTGGTGGCCTATTTTAAGAGTTGCTGTATTACACCAATGTGGAACGTATGATG TGAATCCcgagaatttaataaattctttagaAACTGGTGGTATACTAATAACGTCATATTCAGGTATGCTTAAACACAAAGATTTACTCACAAATACTCAGTGGCATTATGTTATTCTTGATGAAGGgcataaaataagaaatcctCAAGCAAAG ataagtAAAGCagtaaaagaattttctactccacatcgtatattattaactGGTAGTCCGATGCaaaattcattgaaagaaTTGTGGTCTTTATTCGACTTTATCTTGCCCGGTAAGTTGGGCACATTACCTGCATTTTTAGAGCATTGTGCTGCTCCTATAACTCGGGGTGGTTATGCCAATGCTACATCTCTTCAACAAGCTACAGCATTACAAATAGCCACTATGCTTAAGGAAGCTATTACACCTTATTTACTTAGAAGAACTAAAGCTGATGTAAAACGTTATCTTAACTTGccagaaaaaaatgaacag GTATTATTTTGTAGTTTAACAGACGagcaaagaaaattatataaagaacATTTATTATCAGAAGATGTATCGTTTGTTTTACACGAAAAAAGTTCTCTTCAAGAAACTGGAAGATACAGAGCTCGTTTATTGATAGCCTTGTCTGCTCTTAGAAAAATATGCAATCATCCAGACTTATACCTTTACACAAATCCAATG GATTCGGATGAAGATATCGATTTGTCAGAAGATTTAGACAAATTTGGGTATTGGAAACGTGCAGGAAAAATGGTTGTAGTACAGTCTTTACTTAAAATATGGAAAAAGCAAGGACATAGAGTATTGCTATTCACTCAAGGAAGGCAG aTGATGCATATTTTAGAATCTTTATTACAACGAGAGAATCATTCTTATTTAAGAATGGATGGTACTACACCTATGTCACAACGTCAAGAAACaatttatacttttaataat AATAcctcatattttatatttctactaACGACACGTGTAGGAGGATTAGGTGTGAATTTAACTGGAGCAAATCGTGTAGTTATTTATGATCCTGATTGGAATCCTGCAACCGATGCACAAGCAAGAGAACGTGCTTGGAGAATTggtcaaaataaaaatgttactattTACAGACTTATTACTGCTGGTACAATCGAAGAAAAG ATATATCATAggcaaatttttaaattattgctTTCGAATAAGGTTTTGGATGATCCAAGgcagagaaaaatttttaaaacgaCAGATTTAGCGGAACTATTTAATCTCAATGAACCTATAAATGGGGAATCTTCTGAATCAGATCGATTGTTTAAAGATTCTAAATTAACACCgaattcgttaaaattttcttctaataaaattaaaaaaatgaagaaattggCTTCGACACTTagtaaaaatataagtaaGCAGATGATTACAAAggatcttgaaaaaaaaatggatgatTCACGTGTCGATCCAGAGGATAATATCAAGATtgatgataaaacaaaaactaataatttatgtaacaatgaaaataatctaaCTGCATCCGAAGTTCATCCCATTAATGTAAATTTGAATGTAACTAACGTTTCGtctaatcatagtaataacaataatagtaacaataatattttaaatactcAATGCAATAACATGACACAAAATTATGATACAAATACTGAAATGGATGATCTTAAAACTGATCAGAGTcctaatacaaatttaatttctaaaaaaaaccATTTAGAAGAAAAGTTAATGAATAAAGAACAAACAGTTTTGCCTGATGCTAGTTTGGATAATACAGAAGATCATAGTATTTCAGAagttaatcgattaaaatcagAAATGACAACTGAGTTTTTTActgacaatattaatgaaataaaattgcatGATAAAcctaataacaaaaatcaacaacagagaaaaaagaaatcacgtACAGAAAAGCATAATATTTCTGCTTTGTTTGAAGGCGAGCATGTATCTTATTTGATTGGACGACGTTTAATTAAATCACATGTAGAAGAACCTACGGAAGTTTCCGATGACGAATAtgtgttaaaaaaattatttgccaATTCGA CTGTTAGCTCAGCTTTTGAACACGAAGCTGTTTTGTCGAGTGCACATCAAAATGTAAAGGATGAAAACATGATGCAACGATTAGCTCGTGAAACTGCACAAGAAAGTATGGATTTTGTTCGTAAATCTCGTAAGTGGTGCTCGATACCTACATGGAATAAAtcctaa